A region of Desulfuromonas thiophila DNA encodes the following proteins:
- a CDS encoding GGDEF domain-containing protein, whose protein sequence is MTGRTALVIALLVVLPQAFIAWLIETGSLPPGKNYFFTVPLLVAILILPLARCLAYFLVNRDLQVVNRFCQEIQQGNYGVRFDLPNEGEDEDAFIVLQRNLSRMSRDLSLRREATFQHFRAMAEEASTDPLTGLYNRRFLEQLYGRCGPGFCAEGAQISALCIDCDRFKQVNDSLGHHVGDRLLRDLAQCILGAIREGRDIPLRLGGDEFAVLLPHANLDQAEKIAHRIRQLYHQVKVPMTSLSIGIAATACQPGSCRERLDALIRAADAQAYQVKRRGGDGVARPAAEALD, encoded by the coding sequence ATGACCGGCCGGACGGCCCTGGTCATCGCCCTGCTGGTTGTGCTGCCGCAGGCCTTCATTGCCTGGCTGATTGAAACCGGCAGCCTGCCGCCCGGTAAAAACTACTTCTTCACCGTTCCGCTTCTTGTCGCCATCCTCATCCTGCCGCTGGCCCGCTGCCTGGCCTATTTCCTCGTCAATCGCGATCTGCAGGTGGTCAACCGCTTCTGTCAGGAAATCCAGCAGGGCAACTACGGGGTACGGTTCGACCTGCCCAACGAGGGGGAAGACGAGGACGCCTTCATCGTGCTGCAACGCAATCTCTCGCGCATGAGCCGCGATCTGTCCCTGCGCCGGGAGGCGACATTCCAGCACTTCCGCGCCATGGCGGAAGAGGCCAGTACCGATCCCCTTACCGGTCTCTACAACCGCCGCTTTCTCGAACAGCTGTACGGCCGCTGCGGTCCCGGCTTCTGCGCCGAAGGCGCACAGATCAGTGCCCTCTGCATTGACTGCGACCGCTTCAAACAGGTCAACGACAGCCTTGGCCACCATGTCGGCGACCGGTTGCTGCGCGATCTGGCACAGTGCATTCTCGGCGCCATCCGCGAGGGCCGCGACATTCCCCTGCGTCTTGGCGGCGACGAATTCGCCGTGCTGCTGCCACACGCCAATCTTGATCAGGCGGAAAAGATCGCTCACCGCATCCGCCAGCTGTACCACCAGGTCAAGGTGCCCATGACCTCCCTGTCCATCGGTATTGCCGCCACGGCCTGCCAGCCCGGCAGCTGCCGCGAGCGACTCGATGCCCTGATCCGCGCCGCCGATGCCCAGGCCTATCAGGTCAAAAGGCGTGGCGGCGACGGTGTCGCCCGCCCGGCCGCCGAAGCGCTGGACTGA